The Peribacillus sp. FSL P2-0133 genome has a segment encoding these proteins:
- a CDS encoding ribonucleoside-diphosphate reductase subunit alpha — MTQTYNSTISENDTETKSIQLEMLSKEFEGHLDMEKFKKRFTKWLDRKSDSTEEQASRKLIQLALESVDIDAPDWTFVAAAELLNTMYRDAQANRGYEGMSYGPFYELITELSQLSEGQRYPIYKPELLSSYTKAEIEELGSVIDPEKDKLFSYIGIYLLNDRYLARPQKDKVYELPQERFMIIAMEIMRLEKTEHRLQLIKEAYWAMSNLYMTVATPTLSNAGKTHGQLSSCFIDAIEDSIDGIYLSNYDAAKVSKFGGGVGLYVGKVRSLGSDIRGFSGNSSGTTPWIRLFNQTAVSVDQLGQRKGAIAIYLDVWHKDIMSFLDLKTQNGDDRLKAHDIFTGVCIPDLFMEAVRDRKEWYLFDPHTVKQTLGFSLEDLYDEKKGEGSFRNHYALAVEAAENGRLPNYSFEKINAMDIMKSIMISQLEEGVPYMFYRDEVNRKNPNKHKGMIYCSNLCTEIAQNLSPSTITDEYETEDGDVVVVRKSGDFVVCNLSSINLPRAVGSDVLERLIPIQIRMLDNVIDVNNLPVKQASISNKRYRAIGLGTFGWHHLLATQNIYWESDEAVHYADALYERIAYLTIKASNELAKEKGSYPYFEGSDWHTGDYFELRDYTDQKWMDLKADVQEHGTRNGYLMAIAPNSSTAKIGNSTDGIDPLYEIEFYEEKKNFKFKVTAPGLTPNTYEYYKKTRFNLDQLESIRQNAARQRHIDQAISFNLYVHNTIKAKVLLDIHLTAWESGLKSTYYVRSTSSEYDNACESCSS; from the coding sequence ATGACTCAAACATATAACTCTACCATAAGTGAAAATGACACAGAAACGAAATCCATCCAGCTCGAGATGTTGTCAAAGGAATTCGAAGGCCATCTCGATATGGAGAAGTTCAAAAAGCGTTTTACAAAATGGCTAGATCGCAAAAGTGACTCAACCGAAGAACAGGCATCAAGAAAACTGATTCAGCTCGCTCTTGAAAGTGTGGATATCGATGCTCCGGATTGGACGTTCGTTGCTGCAGCAGAACTGTTGAATACAATGTATAGGGATGCACAAGCCAATCGAGGTTATGAAGGCATGAGTTATGGCCCATTCTATGAGCTGATCACGGAACTCTCCCAGCTTTCAGAAGGTCAGCGTTATCCCATTTATAAACCAGAACTGCTATCTTCATATACGAAAGCGGAAATTGAGGAATTGGGTTCGGTGATCGACCCGGAAAAAGATAAATTATTCTCTTACATAGGCATCTACTTATTGAACGACCGCTATCTAGCCCGCCCACAAAAGGATAAGGTCTACGAACTGCCACAAGAACGTTTCATGATCATCGCGATGGAAATCATGCGATTGGAAAAAACGGAGCACCGCCTGCAACTTATAAAAGAAGCATACTGGGCCATGTCCAATCTTTATATGACCGTTGCGACTCCTACACTCTCCAATGCAGGTAAAACACATGGACAGTTAAGCTCTTGCTTTATCGACGCAATTGAAGATTCCATTGACGGAATCTACCTATCAAACTACGATGCGGCAAAAGTATCTAAATTTGGCGGCGGTGTCGGTCTTTACGTCGGTAAGGTTCGCTCGCTTGGTTCTGATATCCGGGGCTTCTCTGGAAACAGTTCCGGCACGACTCCCTGGATTCGACTATTCAACCAGACAGCGGTAAGTGTCGATCAATTGGGTCAACGTAAAGGTGCCATCGCGATTTACTTGGATGTCTGGCATAAAGATATCATGAGCTTCCTCGATTTGAAGACACAAAACGGGGATGACAGATTAAAAGCCCATGATATTTTTACAGGTGTATGTATACCCGATTTATTCATGGAAGCTGTACGCGACAGAAAAGAATGGTATCTTTTCGATCCGCATACCGTTAAGCAAACCCTTGGATTTTCACTTGAAGATCTTTATGACGAGAAGAAAGGCGAAGGAAGCTTCAGGAATCATTATGCACTTGCTGTCGAGGCCGCAGAAAATGGCAGGCTTCCAAACTATAGCTTTGAAAAAATCAATGCGATGGACATCATGAAAAGCATCATGATTTCTCAATTAGAAGAAGGCGTACCGTATATGTTCTACCGTGATGAAGTGAATCGGAAGAATCCCAATAAACATAAAGGTATGATTTATTGTTCTAACCTTTGCACGGAGATTGCCCAAAACCTAAGCCCTTCGACGATCACGGATGAATATGAAACGGAAGATGGAGATGTTGTTGTGGTTCGTAAAAGCGGCGATTTCGTTGTCTGCAACCTTTCATCCATTAACTTGCCCCGGGCAGTGGGCAGCGATGTTTTGGAAAGATTGATTCCCATTCAGATCCGCATGCTGGATAATGTCATTGATGTGAATAATCTTCCTGTCAAACAGGCATCCATCTCGAACAAACGTTACCGGGCAATTGGTTTAGGAACGTTTGGATGGCATCATTTACTTGCCACGCAGAATATTTATTGGGAATCCGATGAGGCTGTTCACTATGCAGATGCTTTATACGAAAGGATCGCATACTTAACAATCAAGGCATCCAACGAATTGGCCAAGGAAAAAGGATCATACCCATATTTTGAAGGATCTGATTGGCATACAGGGGACTATTTCGAACTGCGTGACTATACAGATCAAAAATGGATGGATTTAAAAGCAGACGTGCAGGAACACGGGACCCGTAATGGCTATTTAATGGCCATTGCCCCGAATTCTTCGACAGCTAAAATCGGTAATTCCACGGATGGAATCGATCCTTTGTATGAAATTGAATTTTACGAAGAAAAGAAAAACTTCAAATTCAAGGTGACCGCGCCAGGCTTGACGCCAAATACGTATGAATATTATAAAAAGACGCGATTTAATTTGGACCAACTGGAAAGCATCAGGCAAAATGCAGCGCGCCAACGCCATATTGACCAAGCAATCAGCTTTAATCTGTATGTACACAATACAATCAAAGCGAAGGTCCTATTGGATATCCATTTAACGGCATGGGAAAGCGGATTGAAATCAACGTATTATGTTCGTTCGACTTCTTCCGAATATGACAATGCCTGCGAAAGCTGTTCAAGTTAA
- a CDS encoding HAMP domain-containing sensor histidine kinase, with protein MKTKKRTTLQRYWTKRYVLTLISGLILLSVFSLWWMEKTALEYRLSLLKYLADETSDRAIKENGQIVVGPILSEIVEEREKILHLNQQPIIYIVDPDATIIYTMPQLYIDPDENKLPDVIMKNTELIQKVKISDNKVYVVKSPITFNDETRGWVVIAQEEGALKEINQDHGLLAIMIGGLLILGTGVIYFLSRQISRPIQDVANAAVQVREGNYDIHFKEEEEIKEEEIYELIESFKEMTNRLKVMEKLRAELLAGVTHDLKTPVTSISGLIQAVKDDVVKGEQSKEFLDISLKETQRLQGMIEDLLNYNAISAGAFKIRLQKENINIFIKEIAYRWQVTQDDDQAFALEIKVPDEPVFGQIDSLRMQQIVINLLNNARHALDGKGKIAIHLYEKDEERICLDVLDSGRGIPKHEQQFVFEPFYRGENKKLKVRGLGLGLPFSKMLAKAQKGDLVLKDSDEQGTTFTIVIEKADQV; from the coding sequence ATGAAAACTAAAAAAAGAACCACTTTACAACGCTATTGGACTAAGAGATACGTATTGACCTTGATTTCCGGTTTGATCTTATTGTCTGTTTTTTCCTTATGGTGGATGGAAAAAACGGCTTTGGAATATAGGCTTAGCCTTCTTAAGTACTTAGCTGATGAAACATCCGATCGGGCGATTAAGGAAAATGGTCAGATTGTCGTTGGCCCGATCCTTTCGGAAATTGTAGAGGAAAGGGAGAAAATCCTTCATCTGAACCAACAGCCAATCATCTATATCGTCGATCCCGATGCCACCATCATATATACGATGCCACAATTGTATATAGATCCGGATGAAAATAAACTCCCGGACGTCATCATGAAAAATACGGAGTTAATCCAGAAGGTCAAGATTTCCGACAACAAAGTATATGTCGTCAAATCCCCCATTACGTTTAATGATGAGACGAGAGGCTGGGTGGTCATTGCACAGGAAGAAGGGGCATTGAAGGAAATCAACCAAGATCATGGCTTGTTGGCGATCATGATTGGAGGCCTACTGATTCTGGGAACGGGGGTCATTTATTTTCTTTCCAGGCAGATTTCACGTCCCATCCAAGACGTAGCTAACGCCGCTGTCCAGGTTCGTGAAGGCAACTATGATATCCATTTCAAAGAGGAAGAGGAAATCAAGGAAGAAGAAATTTATGAACTGATAGAATCATTTAAGGAAATGACCAATCGATTGAAGGTCATGGAGAAGTTGCGGGCGGAATTGCTTGCAGGCGTAACCCATGATTTGAAAACGCCAGTCACTTCCATTAGCGGACTGATACAAGCGGTTAAGGATGATGTCGTCAAGGGAGAGCAAAGTAAGGAATTCCTCGATATTTCCTTAAAGGAAACTCAACGTTTACAAGGTATGATAGAGGATTTACTCAATTATAATGCCATATCGGCAGGTGCTTTTAAAATTCGGCTGCAAAAAGAGAATATCAATATATTCATCAAGGAAATCGCCTATCGCTGGCAGGTGACCCAGGATGATGATCAAGCGTTCGCTCTTGAGATAAAAGTTCCTGATGAACCGGTCTTTGGTCAAATTGATTCATTGCGGATGCAGCAAATCGTCATTAACCTTTTGAATAATGCCAGACATGCACTTGATGGCAAAGGGAAAATAGCGATTCACCTTTATGAAAAGGATGAAGAACGAATCTGCCTTGATGTACTAGACAGTGGCCGGGGGATCCCAAAACATGAACAACAATTTGTGTTCGAACCATTTTATCGAGGTGAAAACAAAAAGTTGAAGGTACGTGGTTTAGGTTTGGGACTGCCATTCAGTAAGATGCTCGCAAAAGCGCAAAAGGGTGATCTAGTGCTTAAGGATAGCGATGAACAAGGCACCACCTTCACGATTGTCATAGAGAAAGCGGATCAGGTATAA
- a CDS encoding cation diffusion facilitator family transporter: protein MGHHHGHSHDHGHGHHHSNNKKALLASFLLISTFMIVEVIGGFLTNSLALLSDAGHMLSDAAALGLSYTAIRLGERKATSSKSFGYKRFEIIAACLNGLTLIVISVFIFVEAIKRFLDPPEVQSLGMLMISIIGLLVNIIAAWILMSGDKEDNLNVRSAFLHVIGDMLGSVGAIAAALLIYFFDWGIADPIASVIVAILIIISGFRVVRDSFHILMEGTPDQVDMDEVKASLMGLVGVSDVHDLHIWTITSGFLTMSCHVVIDESGNHDSVLAEAQKLLHDRFGIEHSTIQVERQEAGCPNPHETCN, encoded by the coding sequence ATGGGACATCATCATGGTCACTCCCATGATCATGGGCACGGACACCACCATTCTAATAATAAAAAAGCATTGTTGGCATCTTTCTTATTAATCTCCACTTTTATGATAGTCGAGGTCATTGGTGGTTTCTTGACAAATAGTTTGGCTTTACTGTCGGATGCAGGTCACATGCTTAGCGATGCGGCAGCTTTAGGACTTAGTTATACAGCGATAAGGTTGGGGGAGAGAAAAGCGACATCTTCCAAATCGTTTGGATATAAACGGTTTGAAATCATTGCTGCTTGTTTGAATGGATTGACCTTGATCGTAATATCCGTATTCATTTTTGTAGAGGCAATTAAGAGGTTCCTGGATCCCCCTGAGGTGCAAAGCTTGGGAATGCTGATGATTTCAATCATCGGCTTACTTGTTAATATCATTGCGGCCTGGATTTTAATGAGCGGAGATAAGGAAGACAATCTGAATGTACGGAGTGCTTTTTTACATGTTATTGGTGATATGCTTGGATCTGTGGGTGCCATTGCGGCCGCCCTCTTAATTTATTTTTTCGATTGGGGAATTGCAGATCCGATTGCGAGCGTCATAGTCGCAATTTTAATTATTATCAGCGGTTTTAGGGTAGTGAGGGATTCCTTTCATATCTTGATGGAGGGCACACCAGACCAAGTCGATATGGATGAAGTGAAAGCATCCTTGATGGGATTGGTCGGAGTATCCGATGTCCATGATCTCCATATCTGGACGATCACCTCTGGTTTTTTGACAATGAGCTGCCATGTTGTCATAGATGAGAGCGGTAATCACGATTCAGTATTGGCAGAAGCGCAAAAACTACTTCACGATCGGTTTGGGATCGAACATAGCACGATCCAAGTGGAAAGACAGGAAGCGGGCTGTCCCAATCCACACGAGACTTGTAATTGA
- the modB gene encoding molybdate ABC transporter permease subunit, translating to MTGDFWSPVRLSIQVAGLSGILVFILGIIMARMMAKKQFKGRVLLETAFLLPLVLPPSVVGFLLIVIFGKSGVPGQFIERVFDQPLMFTWWAAVVASTVVAFPLMYQSAKTGFEGIDEEIENAARVDGAGEWRLFLNVSLPLAVKSIVTGAILSSARALGEFGATLMFAGNIPGQTQTIPTAIYIAMDSGNMTFAWLWVAVIIVISFLMLFIVTYIK from the coding sequence ATGACAGGGGATTTTTGGTCACCAGTCAGGCTATCGATACAAGTAGCGGGACTATCGGGTATCCTTGTTTTCATTTTAGGAATTATCATGGCGCGAATGATGGCTAAAAAGCAGTTCAAGGGAAGGGTCCTGTTGGAAACAGCGTTTTTATTGCCGCTTGTTTTGCCGCCTTCCGTCGTTGGGTTTTTATTGATTGTGATTTTTGGCAAGAGTGGAGTGCCGGGACAATTCATTGAAAGGGTTTTTGATCAGCCCCTGATGTTCACGTGGTGGGCAGCGGTAGTTGCATCTACCGTAGTAGCGTTTCCGCTTATGTACCAATCCGCTAAAACTGGCTTTGAAGGTATAGATGAAGAAATCGAAAATGCAGCAAGAGTTGACGGGGCCGGCGAGTGGAGATTGTTCCTGAATGTATCCCTTCCATTGGCGGTGAAATCCATCGTCACAGGTGCCATCTTGAGTTCTGCTCGTGCGTTGGGGGAATTCGGAGCGACACTCATGTTTGCCGGAAACATTCCCGGACAGACACAAACCATACCGACTGCGATATATATCGCCATGGACTCGGGGAATATGACATTTGCCTGGCTATGGGTTGCCGTAATCATTGTCATTTCATTTCTTATGCTTTTTATCGTGACCTACATAAAATGA
- a CDS encoding YjcZ family sporulation protein, whose translation MGGHCNDRCDDGFGGFDNGFALLIVLFILLIIIGSSWGFGGGFGGCC comes from the coding sequence ATGGGTGGACATTGTAACGATCGTTGCGACGACGGCTTTGGCGGTTTCGATAACGGATTTGCATTGCTGATTGTATTATTCATCTTGTTGATCATCATCGGAAGCAGTTGGGGATTCGGCGGCGGCTTCGGTGGATGCTGCTAA
- the spx gene encoding transcriptional regulator Spx, protein MVTIYTTPSSLACRKAKAWLKKNEISFNERNLYSQPLSIEEIKEILRKTEGGTDEIISTRSKKFKSLNIDINNTPLNDLCKLIQDNPDLLRRPIIFDHKNLHAGYNEEEMGRFLPRKVRHVQLWRAISQLA, encoded by the coding sequence ATGGTAACAATTTATACTACTCCAAGCAGTCTAGCCTGTCGTAAAGCAAAAGCTTGGCTAAAGAAGAACGAAATTTCCTTTAATGAACGCAACCTATATTCCCAACCTCTTTCTATAGAAGAAATAAAAGAGATTTTACGTAAAACGGAAGGCGGGACAGATGAAATCATCTCAACCCGTTCCAAAAAATTCAAAAGCCTGAATATCGATATAAATAATACACCACTTAATGATCTATGCAAGCTTATCCAAGATAACCCGGATTTACTTCGCCGGCCAATCATTTTCGACCATAAGAACTTGCATGCAGGATATAATGAAGAAGAAATGGGACGTTTCCTTCCAAGGAAGGTCCGTCATGTACAATTATGGCGTGCAATCAGCCAATTGGCTTAA
- a CDS encoding response regulator transcription factor — protein MKKILVVEDEIAISMVLKAYLEREGFDVVQVYDGLKAIPVFEETKPDLVLLDVMLPGKEGWDILKEIREDDTCPVIMLTALTDVDYRLSGFKSGADDYISKPFVAEEVVARVHAVLRRSSSVVTEDGHVHEFGSLTIDDLSYMVHLNGEEINLTPRDLSLLVFFAKHPNQIFTREQLLDQVWGMDYDGSDRAVDLAIKRIRKAIDAWPVTEGEIKTLRGLGYQLSVYEN, from the coding sequence ATGAAGAAAATTCTTGTAGTAGAAGATGAAATCGCCATATCGATGGTATTGAAAGCATATTTGGAGCGGGAAGGTTTTGATGTAGTCCAAGTTTACGATGGGCTAAAGGCCATTCCAGTGTTTGAAGAAACGAAGCCAGACCTTGTCCTGCTTGATGTCATGCTGCCGGGTAAGGAAGGCTGGGATATATTGAAGGAAATTCGGGAGGACGATACATGTCCGGTTATCATGCTGACTGCACTGACAGATGTCGATTACAGATTATCGGGATTTAAGTCAGGTGCGGATGATTACATCTCCAAACCCTTCGTTGCCGAAGAAGTCGTGGCCCGGGTGCATGCCGTTTTAAGAAGATCCTCATCGGTTGTTACGGAAGATGGTCATGTACATGAGTTTGGGAGTTTAACCATCGATGATCTGTCTTATATGGTGCATTTGAATGGGGAAGAGATAAACTTGACGCCGCGTGATCTGTCGCTGCTCGTTTTTTTCGCTAAGCACCCTAATCAAATTTTCACGAGAGAACAGCTGCTCGACCAAGTGTGGGGCATGGATTATGACGGCAGTGACCGGGCGGTGGACCTGGCGATCAAACGGATCAGGAAGGCGATAGATGCATGGCCTGTAACTGAGGGGGAAATAAAAACATTGCGTGGATTGGGGTATCAATTGAGTGTCTATGAAAACTAA
- a CDS encoding ribonucleotide-diphosphate reductase subunit beta: MTNHIKKIRMLEPTHPTKATGVFKGEASGFLLWNDIQYEKFYDTYTQLINNFWKPSSVNMIQDKKQWGELDEDIQDAFLDILTMIAGMDSLQTPTLVEILRYIKDPAAKAILANMAQQESIHNESYSYILASLIPVGKQKQLFDRIKEHPEVIKRNQPIVDAYQTFVDDPSPQHLFEALIHSTNLEGIYFYLAFAFYYNLGRQNLMTGSATMISYIHRDEMVHFDFIGMLVQILMYEYPELNNEENTKFIYKTIEKAVELEKEWSEYMLEDIQTKADLDLEEFNEYIEYIANKRLRMLGLENLYKEYGENPMPWIKTFDDESIGLTKTDFFEQKSRTYSQVNASNGFDEL, encoded by the coding sequence ATGACCAATCATATCAAAAAGATTCGGATGCTCGAACCTACGCATCCAACCAAGGCAACCGGTGTTTTCAAAGGAGAAGCTTCAGGCTTCCTCCTTTGGAACGATATTCAGTATGAAAAATTCTATGATACCTATACACAGCTCATCAATAACTTTTGGAAGCCTTCGAGCGTGAACATGATTCAGGATAAAAAGCAGTGGGGCGAATTGGACGAAGATATCCAGGACGCTTTTCTCGATATCCTTACGATGATTGCTGGAATGGACAGTCTTCAAACGCCCACTTTAGTAGAAATCCTCCGGTACATTAAAGATCCGGCGGCAAAAGCTATCCTGGCCAACATGGCACAGCAGGAATCGATCCATAATGAATCTTATTCCTATATCCTTGCTTCCTTGATTCCTGTAGGCAAGCAAAAACAGCTTTTCGACCGCATTAAAGAACATCCTGAAGTGATTAAGCGTAACCAACCGATCGTTGATGCTTATCAAACGTTCGTGGACGATCCCAGCCCTCAGCATTTATTCGAGGCACTGATCCATTCAACGAACCTTGAAGGGATATATTTCTATCTGGCTTTCGCCTTTTATTATAATTTAGGACGACAAAATTTAATGACTGGTTCCGCTACGATGATATCCTATATTCATCGCGATGAAATGGTCCATTTCGATTTCATTGGAATGCTCGTTCAAATCTTGATGTATGAATATCCTGAGTTAAATAATGAAGAAAACACGAAGTTCATCTATAAAACGATTGAAAAAGCAGTCGAACTCGAAAAAGAATGGTCTGAATATATGCTCGAAGATATCCAAACCAAAGCCGATCTCGATTTGGAAGAATTCAATGAGTACATCGAATATATCGCCAACAAACGGTTACGTATGCTAGGCCTTGAAAATTTGTATAAAGAGTATGGCGAGAATCCGATGCCATGGATCAAAACGTTCGATGATGAATCCATCGGACTTACCAAAACCGATTTCTTCGAACAGAAGTCAAGGACATACAGTCAAGTAAATGCCAGCAATGGGTTCGATGAGCTGTAA
- a CDS encoding metallophosphoesterase family protein, with amino-acid sequence MKVAIITDVHGNASALKAVLRDIDQREDIDRLYCLGDMVGIGPDTNEVLELLFSRNDLSMITGNHDEAVLAIINGEPHPDGHIHVKEHHEWIAERMQRKFINELGKLPRTIHHIINDHSVYFTHYHMESKKLDEHISQNPFSKIVEPHLNNLEMLFKDQHHDLIGFGHHHPIHLFKNDRTIFLNPGSLGCNSEPIAPYAIVTIENTGIQVKLEKVAYDNTSFLLSYQSLQVPEHEFIIRAFHGGQQA; translated from the coding sequence ATGAAAGTTGCCATTATAACGGATGTGCATGGAAATGCTTCAGCGTTAAAAGCCGTTCTTAGGGATATTGATCAAAGGGAAGATATAGATCGTCTCTATTGTTTGGGAGATATGGTCGGGATTGGCCCTGATACAAATGAAGTCCTTGAACTTTTATTTTCAAGAAATGATTTATCGATGATAACTGGAAATCATGATGAAGCTGTTCTGGCCATCATTAACGGGGAGCCGCATCCGGACGGTCATATTCATGTAAAGGAGCATCATGAATGGATAGCTGAAAGGATGCAGCGGAAATTCATAAATGAATTGGGAAAATTGCCTCGAACCATACATCATATCATTAATGATCACTCCGTTTACTTCACCCATTATCACATGGAATCGAAGAAATTGGATGAGCACATAAGCCAAAATCCATTTAGTAAAATAGTTGAACCGCATTTAAATAACTTAGAAATGCTTTTCAAAGATCAGCATCACGATTTAATAGGGTTTGGACATCATCATCCTATCCACCTCTTTAAAAATGACCGAACGATATTCCTGAACCCTGGTTCTCTTGGCTGCAATAGTGAACCAATTGCTCCTTATGCCATTGTTACGATTGAAAATACCGGTATACAGGTAAAGCTTGAAAAAGTCGCCTATGATAATACATCGTTCCTGTTATCGTATCAAAGTTTACAAGTTCCAGAGCATGAATTCATTATACGTGCCTTCCATGGCGGGCAGCAGGCCTAA
- a CDS encoding cold-shock protein: protein MVQGKVKWFNAEKGFGFIEVEGQDDVFVHFSAIQGEGFKTLEEGQEVSFEIEQGARGPQAANVQK, encoded by the coding sequence ATGGTACAAGGTAAAGTAAAATGGTTTAACGCAGAAAAAGGTTTCGGTTTCATCGAAGTTGAAGGCCAAGACGATGTATTCGTACATTTCTCAGCTATCCAAGGCGAAGGCTTCAAAACGCTTGAAGAAGGCCAAGAAGTTTCTTTCGAAATCGAGCAAGGCGCTCGTGGACCACAAGCAGCTAACGTTCAAAAATAA
- a CDS encoding flavodoxin domain-containing protein, producing MPAMGSMSCKVAIVYHSAGGNTKALAEALASLLPEAGLYRMNEFDIRTLPDYDALIVGTYTWGNGELPAKSAAFYKELEQLPIAHLKTGVFGTGETNYHHFCGAVDHFRDMLFAKSQLLVTLKIEQMYQESDLPRLQKFASLFQD from the coding sequence ATGCCAGCAATGGGTTCGATGAGCTGTAAAGTTGCCATTGTCTATCATTCTGCCGGCGGCAATACAAAAGCGCTTGCTGAAGCCCTTGCTTCCCTTTTACCTGAAGCTGGACTATATCGAATGAATGAATTCGACATACGCACATTGCCGGATTACGATGCATTGATCGTCGGCACCTATACCTGGGGCAATGGGGAGCTTCCTGCTAAATCAGCAGCCTTTTATAAAGAATTGGAACAGTTGCCTATTGCTCATCTGAAAACGGGAGTCTTCGGCACTGGTGAAACCAACTATCATCATTTTTGTGGGGCGGTCGATCATTTCCGGGACATGTTATTTGCCAAGAGCCAGTTATTGGTGACATTGAAGATAGAACAGATGTATCAAGAATCGGACTTGCCCAGACTTCAAAAGTTCGCCTCGCTTTTCCAGGACTGA